In one Nostoc sp. KVJ3 genomic region, the following are encoded:
- a CDS encoding RNA-guided endonuclease InsQ/TnpB family protein, with product MYRAIKVRIYPTDEQEPYLAQCFGNTRWFWNYMLNATTTAYKETGKGLSKAAMDKLLPRLKKEYEWLGLAYSQVLQRVTFNLSSAFVNFFEGRAKFPNFKSKHGKQSIQYPQNVKLIPEDSVIKFPGSLGLMKTVFHRQLPDAKFTTVTISKNADGKYYASILFSQEDTPIVAIRERQSAQRGEPPHAVGSAIGVDLGLKNFAITSEGSKYDLPKKQLAKLEKNRKRKQKKLAKKTDKTSNKRRKAKRLFAKVSSKIARVRVDFLHKLSRKIASENQVICVENLAVKNMVKNPNLAKSISDQGWGIFQTMLKYKAEKFGHTYIEIGRFFPSSQLCSKTLLPIPILQKGYDSLVVRFVDCPHCQKQHDRDINAAINIRNEGLRLMALGTSASALGGDVRPKSSGRKKSMKSEAIPNELGSLHCTVRERVGSSQASNSAFQRNNGCLGAIFDI from the coding sequence ATGTATAGAGCTATTAAAGTTAGAATTTATCCTACTGATGAGCAGGAGCCATATCTAGCTCAGTGTTTTGGAAATACTCGATGGTTTTGGAATTATATGCTTAATGCCACGACTACCGCATACAAAGAAACTGGGAAAGGTCTTTCTAAAGCTGCAATGGACAAGTTGTTGCCAAGATTAAAGAAAGAGTATGAATGGTTAGGACTTGCCTACAGTCAAGTATTGCAACGAGTCACATTCAATCTTTCTAGTGCGTTTGTCAATTTTTTTGAAGGACGTGCTAAATTCCCTAACTTTAAATCTAAACATGGTAAACAATCGATTCAGTATCCCCAAAATGTGAAATTAATACCAGAAGACTCTGTAATTAAGTTTCCGGGTAGTTTGGGCTTAATGAAAACCGTGTTTCACAGACAACTTCCAGATGCAAAATTCACAACTGTAACAATATCGAAAAATGCAGATGGAAAGTATTATGCATCTATTCTTTTTAGCCAAGAAGATACACCTATAGTTGCGATTAGAGAACGCCAGTCCGCTCAACGGGGGGAACCCCCGCACGCGGTAGGCTCCGCTATTGGTGTTGATTTAGGGCTAAAAAACTTTGCTATCACCTCAGAAGGTTCAAAATACGACCTACCTAAGAAGCAATTAGCAAAGTTAGAAAAGAATCGGAAACGTAAACAGAAAAAACTAGCTAAAAAGACAGATAAAACTTCAAACAAACGTCGGAAAGCAAAACGTTTGTTTGCAAAAGTTTCTAGCAAAATAGCTAGAGTAAGAGTTGATTTTCTACACAAGCTATCTCGCAAAATAGCATCCGAAAACCAAGTAATTTGTGTAGAAAATTTGGCAGTTAAGAACATGGTTAAAAATCCAAACCTTGCCAAGTCTATATCAGACCAAGGCTGGGGAATATTTCAAACTATGCTCAAATACAAAGCTGAAAAATTTGGTCACACCTACATCGAAATAGGTCGTTTCTTCCCATCATCACAGCTTTGTAGCAAAACACTACTACCAATCCCAATATTGCAAAAAGGATATGATTCATTGGTTGTGAGGTTTGTTGATTGTCCACACTGCCAAAAACAGCATGATAGAGACATTAATGCTGCGATAAATATTAGAAATGAAGGATTGCGACTTATGGCGTTAGGAACTAGCGCTTCTGCCCTTGGAGGGGATGTAAGACCAAAGTCTTCAGGACGTAAAAAATCTATGAAGTCTGAGGCAATCCCCAATGAATTGGGAAGCCTACACTGTACCGTCAGGGAGCGTGTAGGTAGTTCACAAGCTAGCAATTCCGCGTTTCAACGCAATAATGGCTGCCTGGGTGCGATCTTTGACATCTAG
- a CDS encoding PAS domain-containing protein, whose amino-acid sequence MSSLLKQVVAQVSRTVPLQTVLIVPFVLQTLVTVGLVGYFSFQNRQEAINDLASQLRRELTNRIEGKLQTYTEIPHNINRLNASTFAQGKIDPSAVKGEFPLWQQIQIYPMVSDIYCGDRKGSLLGVRRSPADRSIELRSSNVATDHKLYGYSLDRNGQRDQLISQGNKAFDARVRPWYKAAVTVGEPSWSGIYADFASQLPTITASTPVYSTADRSLLGVCATDVFLPNEMSRFLASLQIGKTGIAFILERSGQLVATSTGEAIISSGAAANRLSAVESRNSTVRATAAYLREHFSDLWQIQTAEQLDFKFDGRRQLIQVMPFKDTRGLDWLIVTVLPESDFMAKINQSIYTTILLCIAALLLGIAICILIARWIAKPIVSVSQSAKALADGAWNQTVEIERSGDLGELARSFNQMAQQLQIAFAKMQSLNQTLAQSETRLQKILESVPVGIVVMDATGRPYYANQKAIQLLGKGVLPSVTPEQIAEVYQLYVAGTDRPYPTEQLMIRRALNGEQGSVDDIEIHQGNRIIPIESWGTPIFDESGNILYAIAAFQDITERKQAEKLLAEYNRTLEQQVAERTTALQANEAELRGVYDELRLQEQELRLITDALPVLISYVDANRCFQFINRTYQVWFNRSRDEILGNPVRQLLGEAVYERVEPYINQVFAGQTVLLEAEIPFRDDKRCISATFIPDFDDNAQVRGFYSLMTDISDRKRAEHTSILEERNRMAREIHDTLAQSFTGILLQVGAVTQVLADDPEATQVHLEMIEELARAGLAGTRRSVSALRPRLLEEGNLESALHRIVAQMRATTDTALICETQGIAYSLSTEVENNLLRIGQEALTNAIKYASAGEIRVELVYNETQCILRVKDDGRGFGVGSSPLSGGFGLLGMSERAEHIGAQLTIQSQPGQGTEIIVTINRV is encoded by the coding sequence ATGAGCAGTCTTCTCAAGCAAGTTGTAGCTCAAGTTTCCAGAACGGTGCCATTGCAGACGGTTTTGATTGTGCCGTTTGTGCTGCAAACTTTGGTGACAGTCGGCTTAGTGGGGTATTTTTCCTTCCAAAATAGACAGGAAGCCATCAACGATCTCGCCAGTCAACTGCGGCGCGAACTGACGAACCGGATCGAAGGCAAACTACAAACCTATACCGAGATACCCCATAACATCAATCGGCTCAATGCCAGCACCTTCGCTCAGGGAAAAATTGACCCTAGCGCAGTGAAAGGTGAGTTTCCACTTTGGCAGCAAATTCAAATTTATCCAATGGTGAGTGATATCTACTGTGGCGATCGCAAAGGTTCTCTTCTAGGGGTGCGACGTAGCCCTGCCGATCGCTCAATTGAACTGCGGTCAAGTAATGTTGCTACAGATCATAAACTCTACGGCTACAGCCTCGATCGCAATGGTCAGCGAGACCAGTTAATCAGTCAAGGTAACAAAGCCTTCGATGCACGGGTTCGTCCCTGGTATAAAGCAGCAGTGACGGTAGGCGAACCAAGCTGGAGTGGAATCTATGCCGACTTTGCTAGCCAGTTGCCAACGATCACCGCTAGTACGCCTGTCTATAGCACTGCTGATCGATCGCTGTTGGGAGTCTGTGCCACCGATGTATTTCTGCCTAATGAGATGAGCCGTTTTTTGGCTAGCCTGCAAATTGGCAAGACAGGCATCGCCTTTATTCTAGAGCGATCGGGGCAACTGGTTGCCACCTCCACCGGAGAGGCGATCATAAGTAGTGGGGCGGCAGCAAATCGATTGTCCGCAGTTGAGAGCCGTAACTCTACTGTGCGAGCTACTGCTGCCTATTTGCGCGAGCATTTCAGCGATTTGTGGCAGATCCAGACTGCGGAACAGCTTGATTTTAAGTTCGATGGCAGGCGGCAGTTGATTCAGGTGATGCCATTCAAAGATACTCGTGGGCTAGACTGGCTGATTGTCACGGTGTTGCCTGAATCCGATTTCATGGCCAAGATTAATCAAAGCATCTACACGACGATTCTGCTTTGTATCGCGGCTTTGCTGCTTGGCATTGCGATCTGCATTTTGATTGCCCGATGGATCGCTAAACCGATTGTCAGCGTCAGTCAATCGGCAAAAGCGCTAGCAGACGGTGCATGGAATCAGACGGTAGAAATTGAGCGATCGGGCGATTTGGGCGAACTGGCTCGATCGTTCAACCAGATGGCACAGCAGCTTCAAATCGCATTTGCCAAAATGCAGTCTTTAAACCAGACCCTCGCCCAAAGTGAAACCCGCCTTCAGAAAATTTTAGAGTCGGTTCCGGTAGGAATTGTGGTTATGGACGCAACAGGTCGCCCTTATTACGCGAATCAGAAGGCAATCCAACTCTTGGGCAAGGGCGTGCTGCCGTCTGTCACCCCAGAGCAAATTGCCGAGGTCTATCAACTCTATGTGGCAGGAACCGATCGCCCCTACCCAACCGAACAACTGATGATTAGGCGAGCGCTAAACGGCGAACAGGGCAGTGTGGATGATATCGAAATTCACCAGGGGAATCGCATCATTCCCATCGAAAGTTGGGGAACTCCAATTTTTGATGAGTCTGGCAACATTCTGTATGCGATCGCAGCCTTTCAAGACATCACCGAACGTAAACAAGCAGAGAAGCTTTTAGCAGAATACAATCGCACCCTAGAGCAACAAGTTGCAGAACGAACGACAGCATTGCAGGCAAACGAAGCAGAGCTACGCGGTGTCTACGACGAGCTTCGCTTACAGGAGCAGGAATTACGACTGATTACCGACGCTCTACCCGTTCTGATTAGCTACGTCGATGCCAATCGCTGCTTTCAATTTATCAACCGTACATATCAGGTTTGGTTCAACCGTAGCCGTGATGAAATTTTGGGCAACCCTGTTCGTCAACTGCTCGGTGAGGCGGTTTATGAACGAGTTGAGCCGTATATTAATCAGGTGTTTGCAGGGCAAACTGTCCTTCTAGAAGCAGAAATCCCTTTTCGGGATGATAAGCGGTGCATCAGCGCCACCTTTATTCCTGATTTCGATGACAATGCTCAGGTAAGAGGTTTCTACAGTCTCATGACAGACATTAGCGATCGCAAACGAGCTGAACACACTTCTATCTTAGAAGAGCGTAACCGGATGGCGCGAGAAATTCATGATACACTAGCTCAATCTTTCACAGGTATTCTGCTTCAAGTTGGAGCAGTAACACAAGTGCTGGCGGATGACCCAGAAGCAACCCAAGTACATCTGGAAATGATTGAGGAACTAGCACGCGCTGGGCTAGCAGGGACACGGCGATCCGTATCAGCACTCCGTCCACGGCTACTAGAAGAAGGTAATTTAGAGAGTGCCTTGCATCGTATTGTGGCTCAAATGCGAGCAACGACCGACACGGCTCTGATTTGCGAAACTCAGGGTATAGCCTATTCCTTATCAACCGAAGTGGAGAATAACTTACTCAGAATTGGGCAGGAAGCATTAACCAATGCGATTAAATACGCAAGTGCTGGCGAAATTCGGGTTGAGTTAGTGTACAACGAAACACAGTGTATCTTACGGGTTAAAGACGATGGCAGGGGCTTTGGAGTAGGTAGCAGTCCTTTGAGCGGTGGGTTTGGCTTATTAGGAATGAGCGAACGGGCAGAGCACATTGGCGCACAACTAACGATTCAAAGCCAACCAGGTCAAGGAACAGAAATTATTGTCACCATCAATCGAGTGTGA
- a CDS encoding DsbA family protein, producing the protein MSDVIPDDTPSDPCGNCEVERNQLVVLPSEQDHRQGSLNARVVLVEYGDYQCLQCSELYTSIQAIQRQLEATLFGRDSLCFVFRHFPQPQIHPQAQKAAAATEAAATQGQFWQMHEMLLKHQQELEDGYLAEYADILGLDVTQFIRDIAQKVYVDRINQDIASGMNSGVVSTPALFINGVRYREALELEPLLVAIVAASHG; encoded by the coding sequence ATGAGCGATGTTATTCCTGACGACACACCTAGCGACCCTTGCGGTAACTGCGAAGTAGAGCGCAATCAATTAGTTGTACTTCCTTCTGAGCAAGACCATCGACAAGGATCATTGAATGCTCGCGTTGTGCTTGTTGAGTATGGGGATTATCAGTGTCTCCAATGTAGTGAACTTTATACCTCAATTCAGGCAATTCAACGCCAGCTTGAGGCGACCTTATTCGGGAGAGATTCTCTATGCTTTGTATTCCGACATTTTCCTCAACCTCAAATCCATCCTCAAGCTCAAAAGGCAGCAGCAGCGACAGAAGCAGCAGCAACACAAGGGCAGTTTTGGCAGATGCACGAGATGCTATTGAAGCATCAGCAAGAGCTAGAAGATGGGTATTTAGCAGAATACGCTGACATTTTAGGGCTTGATGTAACTCAGTTTATTCGAGACATTGCCCAAAAAGTGTATGTCGATCGCATCAATCAAGATATTGCTAGCGGAATGAATAGTGGGGTAGTTAGCACTCCAGCTTTATTTATCAATGGTGTGCGTTATAGAGAGGCTTTAGAGCTTGAGCCACTACTTGTTGCGATCGTTGCAGCTTCTCATGGCTAG
- a CDS encoding response regulator, translated as MNQPSSIRVLVVDDHPVVRQGLIGMLEEAPDIVIVGQGRNGHEAIAVFQQQQPDVTLMDLRMPDMGGVQAITVICNEFPNARIIVLTTYDTDEEIYRGLRAGAKGYLLKDSEPEELLTAIRTVTRGQQYIPLNVAAKLVQRMTAPELSDRELEVLQLVGQGMNNQEISTALNISESTVKTHINRILSKLDVKDRTQAAIIALKRGIASL; from the coding sequence ATGAATCAGCCCAGTAGCATTCGCGTTCTGGTTGTGGACGATCATCCTGTTGTCCGCCAGGGTTTGATCGGAATGTTAGAGGAGGCTCCAGATATTGTCATTGTTGGTCAGGGGCGAAATGGGCATGAGGCGATCGCAGTTTTTCAGCAACAGCAACCTGATGTGACTTTGATGGATTTACGGATGCCCGATATGGGAGGCGTTCAGGCGATTACGGTTATTTGCAATGAGTTTCCCAATGCCCGAATTATTGTGCTGACCACCTATGACACCGATGAAGAGATTTATCGAGGATTGCGAGCCGGGGCAAAGGGGTATTTACTGAAGGACTCTGAGCCAGAGGAACTATTGACAGCAATTCGGACAGTAACCAGGGGACAACAGTATATTCCCCTCAACGTGGCTGCCAAGCTAGTCCAACGGATGACCGCTCCAGAACTGAGCGATCGTGAGTTAGAAGTTCTCCAGTTAGTCGGACAGGGCATGAACAACCAAGAAATTAGCACTGCTCTCAATATTAGTGAAAGTACAGTGAAGACTCATATCAACCGAATTTTAAGCAAGCTAGATGTCAAAGATCGCACCCAGGCAGCCATTATTGCGTTGAAACGCGGAATTGCTAGCTTGTGA